In the Zingiber officinale cultivar Zhangliang chromosome 5A, Zo_v1.1, whole genome shotgun sequence genome, GAGCTCGCGGAGATCGAGCAGAGGATGATAAGGGAGCACCGGACGTTCAATCGAAGCACCAGCAAGAAAGCGGATCAAAGCGCATGGATGAGGCATTTCATCGAAGGGGACGGCGGTGACCTGGAGCATGTCGCGTTCTTGGCGCTGTGGCTGTCCCGGTTCGTGTTTCCTGGTCCTCCGATCAAAACCGTGAAGCAGCACATGCTTCCCATTGCTGTTCGTTTGGCACGGGGAATAAGGATTGCCCTAGGCCCTTCTGTTCTAGCTAGCTTCTACCGGGACTTGAGGCTTGCCAATGAGTACCTTGTCTTTCAAACCAGCCAAAAGGCCGACCCTTTGGTTTTGTGGGCGCCTTTAGATTACCTCCAGGTCTGGTTGTGGGAGCATTTCTTGGCTTTGAGGCCAGATAAGCAGAACCTGATCGATAATGGCGAACCTAGGATAGCAAGGTGGCATGATGTGGGTAAGAAGTCAGATTTCTCTCTTGTTGTTCAAGTTTTGGAGTCATCGAATTTTCTCTGGCGCCCATATACCATTACCCTGGAGAATTGGACCAGGCCGTCTTTCTACAGAGATGATGGTGTGTGGGTTCGAGGTGAAGAAGCAAAGAACGAAGAGGTTCGAACATTTGCACAGTGTTTAAAGGTTGCTGAGCTTGTTGGGGTAGACTGTGTCGAGCAGTATCTGCCTCATCGCGTGGCGATGCAGTTTGGATTGGATCAGGATTTACCTTGCCACTTTCCTCGTTATAATTCGACATGGGAAATTGCTTGGGGGACTTACGATATCACTTCCAGAAATGTTGCTTTTTATATCCCTGCACAATTTTGCAAGTCTAGCATCACACTACAGTACTCAATTTGGTGGAAACAATGCATTCCTTCAGGAAGTAAGTTAGTCGAAACCGACATTCAACTGCAACCATCCATGGAGGATATGAAGGATAGTCAAATAGTAGTTGTTCCagaaaagaagatgaagaaactCCAAACTTTTCCAAGTACAAAGAAGAGAAAATTGCAAGAGTTCTACGATGCCATGCTTTCTGATTGTCTTGCTTATGGGAATAATTCAGTTTCTGGTGAGAATGATAGTGTAGAATCAGAGAACCTTCAATCGAGTGCTACTGAATCTGAAAACTTTCATTTGTCTATGACAAAAGAAAAGGAGCATGTGTGCCTCAACCCTTCAAGCGATTGTGTTGACAAAATTAGACATAATTCTGAGATTTCTCAATCTGTAAAATCTGGAACATCTGAAGCAACTGTAGTCGATGCACCGATCAATGAGGACAAGCCAATGATGGGAGATTTTAATCAAAGAAATAGTTTTGGGTCAGTTTTCGAATACCTAGTCCCATTGCAACCTGGAATGAATTCTGTTTCTGATGAAGCAAAGATGAAACTGGAACAAGAACTAGAAAAGCGTATCATGATGAAAGCTGAAGAATCTGCTCTTGAAATGCAGATTAAACTGCTCAAGGAAGAAATTGCTGTGATAGAGGCCAGAGCAATGGAATTAGAACCAGTAGCTGAGGTGCACTTGTAACCAATTTCATGCTCTATTCGCAACTTTTTTGTCCATACTTCACTTGGAATCCTTTTTGTATATACCAATATTGTCATCAGAATATTTTCATCGTGAATACTTGTTAGTTCTTTTCATCATGAACGTTATAGTTCTCCTACCACCAAATTTTGAGACTAATCATACATGGAACTTAGAAGCttttagatttgttttccttgaaaATATTCTATGATAATGCTGCCAAGTGATGGGCATTAATGATTGTTGCCATAGCAATTTGCAATAAACTGGAATAGGTTTGATATGCTATTGATACACTGAGTTTATGGCTGGAAAGAAACTTGTGCTAACGCCTGTTACCCGCTTGAATGGTCTCTCCTAGATTCATAGACTTCATGCCTATCAACTAGTTCACATGTGACATGGTTCGGTGCTACAACAGAAGGAAATCTATGTTATCTCACGATTGATCCCTTTGTGTGCCATAATTTCCATTATAGTTAGGCAATCTATTTCTTTGaattatttcatatttttttcctctcttttacTACATCTGTGTTTTTACCACCTCAGT is a window encoding:
- the LOC121981078 gene encoding uncharacterized protein LOC121981078; this translates as MDDPRDDEILLVAEREAEMVPESPHHTDDPIDKRVAFFLGHNPGEKVSAPPFAPSVCKNVSLDHLRESKVLFRGWGSPLRKWGDWVDKLRPRYGDLWERAGILNAVVVSTYKIKRDYAAILGVAAYWCGETSTFVFPWGEATVTLEDMMVLGGLPVLGEPVRGSLSGELAEIEQRMIREHRTFNRSTSKKADQSAWMRHFIEGDGGDLEHVAFLALWLSRFVFPGPPIKTVKQHMLPIAVRLARGIRIALGPSVLASFYRDLRLANEYLVFQTSQKADPLVLWAPLDYLQVWLWEHFLALRPDKQNLIDNGEPRIARWHDVGKKSDFSLVVQVLESSNFLWRPYTITLENWTRPSFYRDDGVWVRGEEAKNEEVRTFAQCLKVAELVGVDCVEQYLPHRVAMQFGLDQDLPCHFPRYNSTWEIAWGTYDITSRNVAFYIPAQFCKSSITLQYSIWWKQCIPSGSKLVETDIQLQPSMEDMKDSQIVVVPEKKMKKLQTFPSTKKRKLQEFYDAMLSDCLAYGNNSVSGENDSVESENLQSSATESENFHLSMTKEKEHVCLNPSSDCVDKIRHNSEISQSVKSGTSEATVVDAPINEDKPMMGDFNQRNSFGSVFEYLVPLQPGMNSVSDEAKMKLEQELEKRIMMKAEESALEMQIKLLKEEIAVIEARAMELEPVAEVHL